ttttcatgtcatgcctgcaatgTTTATTATATAATCGTCCCATCTTTTATGTCACCATCTCAAGTGCTTTTTATAATCTCCTAggatccattcaataacttcctttgtatttaatatgttgtctggccttttcactctttcaattatgtctcctttTCGATTGTCTTTTTCTATCCCTTGTTTTTCacagcatacatctttccatgcttctttgtggcGACTGCAGTTTCTGTTACATTTCTGCATTTAGTGACCAGTTTTCAGAgtcataagtgagcactggtagtatacATTGATCAAATACCTTTCTCTTCAGGGAAATtgatagatttcctttcaacagagtgcggtttcttccaaatgtacatcccattttcacttttttgatttcttaataataatatcatcgcCTTTGATATAATATctaaagagagaggaaaaagaaaaaacatgcatGTAATATTTATATCTTCGACAAGTCTATTCAGAACCAAAATCTGACATTGTTTTTCACCAGTCTCAATAATAGTGTTTAATAATGACTTTGTGTGatttaaactttatttattatcagtATTCAAGCATGTCAGATGCTTGTGCAAGTTGTAATTCATACTATAAGTATAATTGCTCCCTTTTTCATTATTGTTATGTTCGAACATACATCCATTTCATGCATCATTTTTGTCATGTCTTTTACCATGGTATGGCTGGGTTGTTGGCAAGGCAACTAGCGTTGGTATCCTGGTTTTAGATAGACAACGTTTAGTTGGCATGTGATTATGCAGCGTTGATTCGTAATGGAATAATACAGGTAGTGTGATGCCGTTCTGGGTGAGACACACAAGGGCTGCCCCAGGAGGCAATGTCCGTCACCAGATCCTGGAGGAGTAGAATTTAATGGAGAAGCACCTGTCTTGCCACCTACATCCCCTGATGTGGAGTGACTTTGTGTGCTCTGGCCCACACTGTCAAACTCCTAAAGATGAATAATTGATCACGGTAACAAACTTTGATTTATGGACTTGGACTGGCTTGTGAGAATTTCTAGTATTGACCAACAACTATATTGATCTTATCCAAATTAATTCCTTTTCGCTCATACAgggcctgtgtgtatctgcctttctgtctgtgtcttgAGAAGTCTGTCTCAAAACATCTGATTTCCCTGCCTTGACACTTTCAGGGGATGAGGTAAACATGGCTGTATTGATAACGAACCTTCCTGTGGTTTCTGAGAGTCATCCACAAGGTTACAGGAGTGGTGAGGTGGATATGTACTAGAGGGTTTGACATATCTACTCATTTGCTATACTGTTTATTATTCAGTagccaatataatctgttagccttgcatattgatttgtatttgatGCATATTCATTGATTCTTGCTAATTATTCCCATATATAGAATTTCCTTTGTTCGCTTAAGAGGTCTTGACCTATAAATAACTGCTCTTATTGTGCTTGGGACTCAGATCCTCCATATCTCTGTCACTCGtttctttatattattttattaccattagATGATAAACATCTCATTGATTCACTGTGGTCCTGCGGATTCCTTACACATAACATTTCTTACAGACTTAAGGTTTTCTGTTCAGATTGGTAGCTGTTTGTTTTGCGTTTGTCATTGATTAGTTGCATGTCTAGAGAGTTACCagatttttggttttgttagaCTCAAAGAGTCGAAAAAACTCagagttttttttaagtttttttggggggtggttgtatgtctgtttattttggGTCACCACAACACTGCAgaataaattcacttcttttcACCAcacccttgtgtgtgtgtgtgtgtgttcattgttTTCCTAAATCCCACTGTACTAAGCCCTGGCATTGTGGATAATCCCCCCATTGTTAGAATAGAAAGGTgtatatgtgtgcgtgtgtatatgtgtatgtatgtgtatatatataatatatatatatataattacatttctatGGAAACCTGTAAGCCATTTTCATACGGGGATACAGACCAAAAAACAGACTGATACTTAACAGAAGTGTATAGGAATTATAAAGAGCTTTAATTGCTCTTTGTAGTGGTCACTGCAGTTTAGTTCATCTtatggaaatgaaaacaaattcacatttttttttttccttcgtGCAAGTACTGACACAACACTGGCGAACCATTTTGCATCTGCACTTATGTCAACGATTACTTGTTTCCATGTGGAATTTATTATCGAAGATACATGgtacatattactgtatatAGAGCCGAGGATTTGACGTGAACATTAAGCATGAAAAGGTAATGTCTGTTCAAATATGCTTTGAGAAAGAAAGAGTGAGCAATTAGACCTCCAGGCCTATATACCATAATCATCATAACAGCATATGCTTGTTTTCACTATTAAACTACAAACTGAATGCAAAATGAAGCGACCAAACCCTTCATGaatgatttttgtatttttgcagaTGCATATTGTTCATATTAAATCAACACATGCAAACATTAGTAGTGCATTGGGAGATCCAGAGGGTTTGTCTGTATTCGGGTTCTTTATGCAGGTAAGTTCATAGTTTATATGTTGAAGATACCTTTTAATATAgataaaatgtgttcagtctTCATCCAGTTCAGAAgataatttattaatatattccaATCTAATTAAACAGTTTTCTTTACTCAGGTTAGGAATATTTTCAGAAGTATCGTGTTTTCAATCATtcttaaacaatgtatttgaatGTTAGTACCACAGATGTAGTGTTTCTGCTGCAAACCTTATCTGTAACTATAACCAAAAGATCACTTTTTTGAAAGAAGTTCTCGCATGAATACCTGCAGAAATTTTCAGGAAAACCATACATGAAAGTGTTTGGCAGTCACAAGTAACAATATCTAAATAATTAATACTTTTCCACCTGTTAAATAAGTTGTTGAAGTTCTACTCACTGTTGAAAGTTATTTTCTGCAGGTGTCCGGTACTAATAACACCAACTATGATACCATCATCAACGCAATAAGAAAGATTCCTCACAAAGGTAAGTAAACTTAAGCATGATGTGAGCATGAATTCTTGGAAGTGCCcattaataaatatttgttaatgatgtcactttaaaaacatgtaaataaacaaCACTAAAATATTGTCAAAGAGACTGTTTGAGGACTGTGAAAATGACTGAGAAAGATAATACAGGAGGAGGGTGGATGTATTGCTCTCTACCTCAGAGTGTCATTTCCGGAGTGTTTGGGGTTCATACTATAAAGctttttttgattttgtattttgtggcaCAGTTTATTGCTTCAAAATAACTTCcagttcaattcaattcaagtatATTCCCTCTCGTTTCCACAGGTGACTCGTATAATTTACCTTCTACATTTCCACTGGAAAGTCTTCTTGCTCCAGGGGAAAAATATAACCGATATTACCGATATGTAGGCTCTCTGACCACCCCTCCTTGTAACCAGTCTGTCATCTGGACAATGTTTGAAGAACCTATCAACATTAGTCAGACCCAggtatgttttttgttatttcatttccttttgtaTCCATTGAACACACAGAAACTGATCTCAAATATCAGGTTATAACATGTATAGTCCAAGAGGATTTGTACTTAGAAATAAGTTAAACGGGTTTTATTAGCAACAACAGCATCAGAAAAACACGTCAGCTTTGGAAGTTCTTCATAGCATGTAAGCAATTAAGAAGTGTTACAAGTGAGTTAGGGTCTAATCTTATCATTCTGATCTGTAATTATAGAtgagaaattaaattattatgataataaagTACCTAGTAAAAGTAGGGGTTATTGTAAAGATTTATACTAACCATATTTTTCCTTTACGTAAAATCATGTTCTTACCAAAtctttttttcttgtctttttctttctttatgtaGTATAACTTTTTTGTGAACAACATCTATTCCACGCCAGCTGAAGTATCACAACACGATAAACTGATAGAAAACTTCCGTCCCATTCAGGCTGTGAACAGTCGCAGAGTTTATGCCTCTAAAGATGCTACTGTTTTAAGTTGTGCCAGCATTCCTGTGCTAAGTTTGATCCTGTCTGTTCTTCAACTCTTGAGTATGAAACTTGTGCTTTGAGGTTTGTTTTCATCCATAAGTGCTGTACTacaaactattattttaaatgggtTCCTGTCAATTATACATGTgccaaatctctggaagacaaaGAAATCATAAAAATGTACACAACAATGTTTTTTAGTGTATCTTTATAAAGACTAGTTGGTTTAAAAATGATGCAATTTGTATAAAGGTTATTTAATGTTTGATAGATTGTATTTGTGGGAACGTATTGAACTCGTAGGTACCATTACTGCTCCTATTGAAGAGCAATGGCTGAACAAGGTTGTTACAAATGAAGGATGTAATAGTGCTGCTGAATAAGAGATGCCATTGTCTGTGTAGCTCTGTAAACATAGCCACTTCCCTAAAGCCAGAGTTAAAAAAGTGCCTTGTCATTTATCGATTTATAATCTCTGTAATGGACTGATGTCATGCTTTGTCATGTTTGTTCATCAGACAAAGAGATTTTGTTCTAAAAAGGCTCTTTTCACTAGACTGTATGATTCAATGATGAGACCTTTGATGATGGCACACCTGAAATAAATAACTTCTAAAAGACCATGCTCCGAATCTATTCTTTAGATTATTTTTAGCATATTAACCATTGTCTGACTGCGATATGATATTTGCCTTCTCACACGGGAGATTACAAGCAACTTCCCTGGAGGATTTAGATCATGACATGAATTTATGTAGCCACGTGAGTTTGTGTTTATAAAGGAAGACACATTCAGAATTTTGGATAGTTTTGGCAGCTAGTAAGCACTGCatttttttccaatttaaaaTCCTCAGAAACCTGAcctgttatattttatttaagccATTTAATAAAACATCTCCATGTCACAATCTATGAGTCCAGTATTAAACTTTTTACACTACCTTTCAAGTCATGAATGTATAAagcttgcattttattttctagaagcTGAAAATACTTAATTCTATACTCAATCTATGCCTtaaaaccataattttaggaatcTCACACCTTCAATCATATTTAAATCTTACCTTTTAAGACCAGAAACATCGACCAAAGTAATATGTAGGAAACCATATGTTGTAAAGCACAATGTCCTGTGACAGAAGGGGGAGTGAATTAATCTAATTGTTTCtggaagatgtttttttttttttctggaaggctccaaatcaaatgttttctgagCCTCATTTCTCTTTCCATCTCCATGTGGTTCTGGGAATCTTCCTCAAATTTGCTGAAAATAATTAGCACAGTGAGGAGCAGCGAGGATGTGGAAACATGTTTTGGTTTGGCTAGGCCTGTTTGTCATAGAATCACAGTGTTTGAGAAAAAGGGAAGAAACCAGCTGTTCTATGGCTCCTTTTTCCTGTGAGGTATTTTTGGAGTTACATTTACCTTGTAAAGCAAAATTCTAGTCCAACTAGAATTACTCCTACACAGTTAATCTTTTTCGGTCACTGGATTAAGGTTTAGAGTTTCAGCTCCCTTTCTTTTAttgcagaaaacaaatgtaatggaGGTTACCGAAATAACttagatttattttgtgttctgttttAGTGATGTCAGTGCTTTGGCTATACACCACTAGCATCCTCTCTGTTGCCTGGTTAAAGAAACACTTCCCGTGTGTTTTGCAGTTATTCACAGGGGACTGGTGCTTCTGCAGGTGTTGGATTTCCACTTTGCATTCAGGACAGATAAATGTCGTCTCTGTCCACTGCTCTTCCCGGGAAGTGACTGAATACCAGAGAAATTTGCACTCATTCTCTGTGTAGCTTCTTTACTAACTCCCAAGTATGCAAacaggaggggggtgggggattcTGTTTAAATGTAGACTTAGATTTTTAATCAGGCTTTAACCTGTAGCAAATTGAATAATTACAGTAAATAACAAAATTGCAGCAGTAACACTGCACTGTTCTATTGCATATAGGTGGCAGGTGATTTATACTATTATATTCCAGGTCTACATGCTATTGTCCCTTCTGAAACTTGCTACACAATGAAGCAGCTGGTAAGAACTTTATTCTGCTTGTTCTTTGAACACCTCAGAAAAGTCATAGTTTACATGCATGATAACAGAAATCACAGACAGATTCTTACTTGTGAATAATTTATTTGGCgaaataatgacattttaaaagctcagtcagtgtgtatgtgaTACATACAGTGGACAAATACAGtaggacatttatttaaatatacatgtatatgtacagtgaggggaaaaaagtatttgatcccctgctgattttgtacgtttggccactgacaaataaatgatcagtctataattttaatagtaggtgtattttaacagtgagagacagaataacagcaaaaaaatccagaaaaacacatttcaaaaaagttatacattgatttgcatgttaatgagggaaataagtatttgatcccctatcagtcagcaagatttctggctcccaggtgtcttttatacaggtaacgagctgagattaggagcactctcttaaagggagatctccgctaatctcagctcgttacctgtataaaagacacctgtccacagaagcaatcaatcaatcagattccaaactctccaccatggccaagaccaaagagctggccaaggatgtcagggacaagattgtagacctacacaaggctggaatgggctacaagaccatcgccaagcagcttggtgagaagatgacaacagttgttgcgattattcgcaaatttaaagaaacacaaaataactgtcagtct
This sequence is a window from Amia ocellicauda isolate fAmiCal2 chromosome 17, fAmiCal2.hap1, whole genome shotgun sequence. Protein-coding genes within it:
- the car15 gene encoding carbonic anhydrase 15 produces the protein MFLKSRNPLKTSSGNIYNHLLDWDDVLTMLLITPVFVFCFIGTTLAAEYCYDISSSCGPANWANFSSTCDGSKQSPIDIDRLRLYKNMSLGAFTVKGYDTSPNQTWRISNNGYTIVLTLSSELNVSGAGLPVTYKAAQLHFHWGNLTTNGSEHTLDSKRYSMEMHIVHIKSTHANISSALGDPEGLSVFGFFMQVSGTNNTNYDTIINAIRKIPHKGDSYNLPSTFPLESLLAPGEKYNRYYRYVGSLTTPPCNQSVIWTMFEEPINISQTQYNFFVNNIYSTPAEVSQHDKLIENFRPIQAVNSRRVYASKDATVLSCASIPVLSLILSVLQLLSMKLVL